The Glycine soja cultivar W05 chromosome 8, ASM419377v2, whole genome shotgun sequence genome has a window encoding:
- the LOC114421019 gene encoding uncharacterized protein LOC114421019 codes for MDPKNVKSDLVLILDYGSQYTHLITRRIRSLSVFSLCISGTSSLSTITDLNPSVVILSGGPHSVHTPDSPSFPDGFLQWAHSNGVTVLGICYGLQLLVQRLGGDVRVGDKQEYGRMEICADKPSALFGPEKVGKRQVVWMSHGDEAVTLPDGFHVVARSDQGAVAAIENPSAKLYGLQYHPEVTHSEEGMETLQRFLFDVCGVGAGWKMEDVMEEEIKVIKETVGPDEHVICALSGGVDSTVAATLVHKAIGDRLHCVFVDNGLLRYKERERVMETFEKDLHLPVVCVDAVGQFLTKLKGVVDPETKRKIIGKEFICIFDAFAQELEGKLGKKPSYLVQGTLYPDVIESCPPPGTGRTHSHTIKSHHNVGGLPKDMKLKLIEPLKLLFKDEVRQLGRILDVPVAFLKRHPFPGPGLAVRVLGDVTEGNALDILRLVDEIFIQSIKDAGLYDSIWQAFAVFLPVRSVGVQGDQRTHSHVVALRAVTSQDGMTADWYYFEHKFLDDVSRKICNGVRGVNRVVQDITSKPPSTIEWE; via the exons ATGGACCCCAAAAACGTGAAATCGGACCTGGTTCTCATTCTCGATTACGGTTCCCAATACACCCACCTCATCACTCGCCGCATCCGCAGCCTCTCGGTGTTCTCCCTATGCATCTCCGGCACCTCCTCTCTTTCAACCATCACCGACCTCAACCCCTCCGTCGTCATTCTCTCCGGGGGCCCCCACTCCGTCCACACCCCGGACTCCCCCTCCTTCCCCGACGGCTTCCTCCAGTGGGCCCATTCCAATGGCGTCACCGTCCTCGGCATCTGCTACGGCCTCCAGCTCCTCGTTCAGCGCCTCGGCGGCGACGTCCGCGTCGGAGACAAGCAGGAGTATGGCCGCATGGAAATCTGCGCTGACAAACCCTCCGCGCTCTTCGGCCCCGAGAAAGTCGGTAAACGACAGGTCGTCTGGATGAGCCACGGCGACGAGGCCGTCACGCTACCCGATGGATTCCATGTCGTCGCCCGCAGCGACCAGGGCGCCGTCGCCGCCATTGAAAACCCCTCCGCCAAGCTCTACGGCCTCCAGTATCACCCTGAg GTGACGCATTCGGAGGAAGGAATGGAGACACTGCAgcgttttctgtttgatgtTTGTGGTGTGGGAGCAGGGTGGAAGATGGAGGATGTGATGGAGGAGGAGATAAAGGTGATTAAAGAAACGGTGGGGCCTGATGAGCATGTGATTTGTGCTTTGTCTGGTGGTGTGGATTCCACTGTTGCTGCTACTCTCGTGCATAAGGCTATTGGGGATAGGCTTCATTGTGTGTTTGTGGATAATGGGTTGCTTAGGTATAAGGAGAGGGAGCGGGTGATGGAGACTTTTGAGAAGGATCTTCATTTGCCGGTTGTGTGTGTTGATGCCGTGggtcagtttcttaccaagttgaAAGGTGTCGTGGATCCAGAGACTAAGAGGAAGATTATTGGGAAGgagtttatttgtatttttgatGCTTTTGCTCAGGAGCTTGAGGGGAAGCTGGGGAAGAAGCCTTCTTATTTGGTTCAGGGGACGTTGTATCCTGATGTGATTGAATCTTGTCCTCCACCTGGGACCGGGAGAACCCATTCCCATACCATTAAGAGTCATCATAATGTTGGAGGCCTTCCAAAAGATATGAAGTTGAAGCTTATTGAACCACTTAAGCTTCTGTTCAAGGATGAG GTTCGTCAATTAGGGAGGATCTTGGATGTTCCTGTGGCCTTTCTAAAACGTCACCCATTCCCAGGGCCTGGTCTTGCAGTGAGAGTCCTGGGTGATGTGACTGAAGGAAATGCTTTAGATATTCTCCGACTG GTTGATGAAATTTTCATTCAGTCAATCAAGGATGCTGGGCTCTATGATTCAATATGGCAAGCTTTTGCAGTTTTCTTGCCTGTTCGATCGGTTGGAGTTCAAGGTGATCAAAGAACACACTCCCATGTTGTTGCTCTCAGAGCTGTTACAAGTCAAGATGGAATGACTGCTGACTG GTACTACTTTGAGCACAAGTTCCTTGACGATGTTTCCCGAAAGATCTGTAATGGTGTCCGTGGTGTAAACCGTGTTGTGCAAGATATTACGTCAAAGCCACCATCAACAATTGAATGGGAATAG
- the LOC114422847 gene encoding uncharacterized protein LOC114422847 codes for MARRSPPRVNQTYETGCTWRMLRIFNFREGHSDRRLVSNRRLNAHANGDGNSRTRSDVLGTVDEKRLQIGVSSRRRRDYSCKSIRGVENEQVADWREEVTKMIVDQRFVNKNYQGKDGTGCEPNQFLDALQILHSNKELFVKLLQDPNSWLVKQIHDLQSSQVKEPCQQARQKRMTRLNNPEDSNATQCVKPFESFDRSDLRSSYMPQSSNRIVVLKPGTVNVENFVETSFTSPPCSPDSSSSNAQNIRPSYFPFSCIKRKLKHVMRVRRQEQQWRTDDEMSCKFSCSSQGLEDGKKVKELEIAERNSPINAHPNTGNRLNSYPDTKKRNNIIKLKDSEFCMGLEAASFGESCSKNTYNTSVCHCEENILNIHIEGRKGPSQMLNCGSDECEQCTNSLARSIPLPDSLYLPSMHRYCEHSSITGRMRDYSNYQMVHRTRLGVPKEGEIKDSPLTIVNIHTDKLQLFGEDTGIRNSAPGDNLFAHYDIPRDGRYTDSPTQNIDMNDITGGSGSFLDLHPEIQTFPFSQNVISSGQRTDDSLNMGNKVALTRAESVVEQFIKDDVTYRQITTFQPDESPVQVKQDKFEENHFEDLIRFSLNPMNNLTSSKDILHYAREILHALNYKWDELTLKRSCDKLLDPSTFVELKELTSQLSGGRILHDCVIEISMQVHQNCGLPPHVSTKNPNFQAYVVKKHLAKEITELVKLHFHPRPSPLTLEQLVEKDLARRGSWLNIQVDTEDIAIEVERDVLEKLVLEIASEMEDVRNWTHCNEAMSTYSWDDKALWKDYQATIF; via the exons ATGGCGAGAAGATCTCCTCCTCGGGTTAACCAAACGTACGAGACAGGTTGTACGTGGCGAATGTTAAGAATCTTCAATTTTCGTGAAGGTCATTCTGACAGAAGATTGGTTTCCAATAGGAGGCTGAATGCTCATGCTAATG GAGATGGAAACTCTAGAACTAGATCAGATGTGCTTGGCACAGTTGACGAGAAGCGCCTTCAAATTGGT GTAAGTTCCAGAAGAAGAAGAGATTATAGTTGTAAAAGTATCAGAGGCGTGGAGAATGAACAGGTAGCAGATTGGAGAGAAGAAGTAACAAAGATGATTGTTGATCAGAGatttgtcaataaaaattaCCAGGGAAAAGACGGGACAGGCTGTGAGCCTAATCAGTTCTTGGATGCTTTACAGATTTTACATTCAAACAAGGAGCTTTTCGTAAAACTTTTGCAAGATCCTAACTCTTGGTTAGTAAAACAGATTCATGACTTACAAAGTTCTCAAGTGAAAGAACCATGTCAGCAGGCAAGGCAAAAAAGGATGACTAGATTAAATAATCCTGAAGATAGTAATGCTACACAATGTGTAAAACCTTTTGAGTCCTTTGATAGATCTGATTTGAGGTCAAGTTATATGCCTCAGTCGTCGAACAGAATAGTAGTTTTGAAGCCTGGCACTGTTAATGTGGAAAATTTTGTGGAAACAAGCTTTACTAGCCCTCCCTGTTCGCCTGATAGCTCCAGTTCTAATGCACAAAACATTAGGCCTTCATATTTTCCCTTTAGTTGTATAAAGAGAAAGTTGAAGCATGTCATGAGAGTAAGGAGACAAGAACAGCAGTGGAGGACAGATGATGAAATGTCATGTAAATTTTCCTGCAGTTCCCAGGGCTTGGAAGATggtaaaaaagtaaaagaattgGAAATTGCTGAAAGAAATTCACCAATTAATGCCCATCCTAATACTGGAAATAGGTTGAATTCATATCCTGAtacgaagaagaggaacaatATTATCAAGTTGAAGGATTCTGAGTTCTGTATGGGGCTGGAAGCTGCTTCATTTGGTGAAAGTTGTAGTAAGAACACATACAATACTTCAGTTTGCCATTGTGAGGAAAATATATTGAACATACATATTGAAGGTAGGAAAGGTCCATCTCAGATGTTAAACTGTGGAAGTGACGAATGTGAACAATGCACAAACTCTCTAGCGAGATCAATTCCTCTTCCTGACTCTTTGTACTTGCCAAGCATGCATAGGTACTGCGAGCACAGTTCCATCACTGGAAGGATGAGAGATTATAGCAACTATCAAATGGTCCACAGAACCAGGTTGGGGGTTCCAAAAGAAGGAGAAATCAAGGATTCACCATTGACCATTGTTAATATACATACTGATAAGTTGCAACTTTTTGGTGAAGATACTGGTATCAGAAATAGTGCTCCTGGCGACAATCTATTTGCACATTATGATATTCCTAGAG ATGGCAGATACACGGATAGCCCTACTCAGAACATCGACATGAATGATATAACCGGAGGAAGTGGATCCTTTCTG GATTTGCATCCAGAGATCCAGACTTTTCCTTTTTCACAAAATGTTATTTCATCCGGTCAAAGAACAGATGATTCTCTAAACATGGGAAACAAAGTTGCACTCACCAGGGCTGAATCTGTTGTTGAGCAATTTATTAAGGATGATGTTACCTACCGACAAATCACCACCTTTCAACCAG ATGAGTCACCAGTTCAAGTAAAGCAAGACAAATTTGAAGAGAACCATTTTGAAGACCTTATAAGATTCTCTTTAAATCCAATGAACAATTTAACCTCCTCTAAGGACATCTTACACTATGCAAGAGAAATTCTGCATGCTCTCAACTACAAATGGGATGAACTTACTCTGAAGAGATCATGTGACAAATTGCTGGATCCATCCACCTTTGTTGAACTGAAGGAACTAACTAGCCAACTTTCTGGTGGTAGAATCTTGCATGACTGCGTCATTGAAATTTCCATGCAGGTACATCAGAACTGTGGATTACCACCTCATGTTTCAACAAAAAATCCAAACTTCCAAGCATATGTTGTGAAGAAACATCTGGCTAAAGAGATTACAGAACTAGTTAAGTTGCACTTTCACCCTCGTCCATCGCCTTTAACGTTAGAACAACTTGTTGAAAAGGACTTAGCAAGACGTGGTTCATGGCTAAATATCCAAGTTGATACAGAAGATATTGCAATAGAGGTGGAGAGAGATGTTCTTGAAAAACTGGTATTGGAAATTGCATCTGAGATGGAGGATGTCAGAAACTGGACACATTGCAATGAAGCTATGTCTACTTACTCGTGGGATGATAAAGCACTTTGGAAAGATTATCAAGCTACCATTTTTTGA